Part of the Streptomyces sp. HSG2 genome, GGAACGCGGCCGACCAGCCCGACCGGGTCCGGGCCTATGGCACGGACCTGACGGATGCCCAGTGGCAGGAGATCCGGCCGCTGCTGCCGGTCCCGGCATGGCTGGAGGGCCGGGGCGGCAGGCCGGAGAGCTACTGCCACCGCGTGATGTTGGACGCGGTCTTCTACGTTGTCGACAACGGCATCAAGTGGCGCAGCCTGCCGGTCGACTTCCCCCGCCTGGGACCGGGTCTACGCGTTCTGGCGGCGCTGGCGCCGATGCGGGCTGATCGGTGAGATCTTCTTGGCCCCGTCATAGCCGCGGCTGTCGGCCCCCACTACCGCGTCGGCCTTCACCGACTGTGAGTCGATCACCGCGGCCGTCGGCTCCGGATCGCGCCCGGCCGCCTCGCGCACTTTCCCCCGCAGCCGGTCGTGGACGTGCCGACCGAGGTGTACTGGATGTACGTGCGTCCGCCGAACTCGATGCAATCGCCAGTCGAACAGTTGCCGGGCCCGGCCGCCCGTGGGCAGTGCCCAGGTGAACGAGATGGGGGTCGCGCCGGAGGCGTCGAACCCGCCCTGGCAAAGCATCAGCGGCGAGCCGAGGTAGTCGCCGTACTGCTGCATGCCGGACCATGTGTCGCCGAAGACGTAGCCCCAGGTGCCGTCGTGTTCGCGGTAGTACGGGATGGCGAGGTCGCTGGAGCCGATCCCCTGGGCGGCCGCCGAGTCCCCGGGCTCGTCGCACAGGGGGGTGCCGCGCTGTGCGGCCCAGGCGGGAGTAGCCGGGGCGACGGCTGCCAGGCCTGCGCCCAGGGCAAGGCTGCCGCCGGCCCTGAGGACGGTACGGCGCGAGAGGTGGGGTCGGCGGCCCGTGGGAGGCGATTCGGTCATGGTCGTTCCTCCGAGCAGAGGGGGAAAGGGGGCAGATGGTGCCTGTGAATGCGATGCGATGGGGTGTGCGCGGGCCCGGGGGCCTGGGCGTGCGTCAGCCCGCCGCGGCGAAGGCGGCTTCGAGGCGCGGAACGTAGTCGGCGAATGCCGGGGCCCAGCAACCGTAGTTGTGGCCGCCGTTGCAGCCCGGGGCCAATGAGGCGCCGTTGCCGTAATTCACGAGGCGGCTGGGGATGCCGAGCTGGTCGAGGCGGGCCTTGACGGTCTGGGAGGCCGCCGCGGTGTGGACGTCGATGACATCGTTGTTGCCGGTGTAGAGGGTGATGCCGGTGCGGGACAGCTTGGCGAGGTTGGCAGGCGCGGCCGGGTCCACGGCCTTCCACACGCGGTCGGCGTTGAAGACCGGGTACGGGGAGCCGAAGACGGCGTCGCTGTCGACGTAGGGACCGTAGCCGGTGCACTGGCCGGAGCCGGACGTGCTGGAAGAACTGCTCACGGCGCACCAAGCGCCGGTGAGGTTGAGCTCGGTGGCCAGGACGGCGGCGCGGACCTGGGGCATGCCGAAGTCGATTCCTCCGGAGAGCGCGGCGACGTGACCGAACAGGTCGGGGCGGGCCTCGGCGTAGTGGAGGGAGCCGTAGCCGCCCATGGACAGTCCGATGACCGCCCGGTGGTCCCGGTCGGTGTGGGTACGAAGGTTGGCGTCGATGAACGGGACGACCTGGGTGAGGTGGAAGGTCTCCCAGTTCGCGGCGCCTTCGGCGGTGTTCTGCATCTGCCAGTCGGCGTACCAGCCTTTCAGCCCGCCGTCCGGCACCACGGTGATCATCGACTCGGAGTGGAGTGCCGGGGCGGCCGTGACGTCGTCGACGGTGCCGCCGCCGCCGTGCAGGAAGTAGGTGACCGGCCAACGCCGTTCGGGGGCGGTGTCGTACCCGGCGGGAAGGAGAACTCGGATCTTGTGCTGCCCCGAGAGCTGCTTCGTGGTGACGGTGAGCGTGAAGTCGGTGGGGCTGTGCACCTCGGTGGCCCCGGGGAGCACGGTCAGCCCGTGCCCGTCGGTGAGACGGGGAGAGCGGCGACGGTAGGGGGGGTGCTGACCGCGGGCGCGGTCCTCAGTGTGTCGGCGTGCGCTGCGGCGGTGCCCGTCAGGGCGGCAAACGCGAGGGCGGCGCCTGCGGCGGTGCGGCGGAGGGACATCATCGGGAACCCTTCATCGAGGGGTGTGCCCGCGGCACGATGAGGTACGGCGGGCCGGACTCCCCGATGTTGGTGTCCCGCGCTGTTCGATGGACAGGCCGTGCCACCGGCCATATCTGACCGGCATTCACCGGAGTGGGCCATCCTCCCCGCCCGGACCGGTCGTCCCGACGGTCGTCCGGTATCGCACGCCCATGGTCAGGAGGCGCCGGCGCCAGTCCGTGGGGACGGAAGGGTGACCGGGGCGAAGGCGGCGTCATGTCGGCGGAACGCGCTGCCGAGGTGATGCTGCAACCGCAAGTGTCGGAACTGGTACACGGCGCCGGTCTGCCGAAGTACTCCGCGGTGGTAGGCATCCTCCAGGAAGGCGACGAGATCCCAGGGGAGCCGACCGGTCAGCGGCAGCCAGACTCGGGCGAACACGAACCACTGTCCCCATGCGGTGAAAGCGAGCACGTAGGACCCCGCGCCCCCGAGTCCGCCGATTGTTCCGGCGTGGGCGGACATCCACGACCAGACGAAGATCCCGGCGTACCGCCGGCTGTCCCTGACGGCGACGCCGCGGATCTGGTGGGTCTCCGACGTCGAACCCGGCTCCACCCC contains:
- a CDS encoding transposase gives rise to the protein MRNRSRQEALLSPFYAVEAAGYNSSGGACDCLVHRFGNAADQPDRVRAYGTDLTDAQWQEIRPLLPVPAWLEGRGGRPESYCHRVMLDAVFYVVDNGIKWRSLPVDFPRLGPGLRVLAALAPMRADR
- a CDS encoding alpha/beta hydrolase-fold protein, which encodes MHSPTDFTLTVTTKQLSGQHKIRVLLPAGYDTAPERRWPVTYFLHGGGGTVDDVTAAPALHSESMITVVPDGGLKGWYADWQMQNTAEGAANWETFHLTQVVPFIDANLRTHTDRDHRAVIGLSMGGYGSLHYAEARPDLFGHVAALSGGIDFGMPQVRAAVLATELNLTGAWCAVSSSSSTSGSGQCTGYGPYVDSDAVFGSPYPVFNADRVWKAVDPAAPANLAKLSRTGITLYTGNNDVIDVHTAAASQTVKARLDQLGIPSRLVNYGNGASLAPGCNGGHNYGCWAPAFADYVPRLEAAFAAAG